Part of the Kordiimonas pumila genome is shown below.
TTATTCAAAACGGCAAGTGCCATGCACCCTGTCATGATTATTTCTACTGAAGATAAGTGTAGCCCCAGCAAAGTAACGGCAGTTGCAAAAATAGACGGTGTAGAACTTGTTACAGTGGCCAATACATATGATTTAAAAATGGTGGCTACTATCTTAGCCGCAAAAGGCATTACACGCTGCCTTATAGAAGGCGGAGCACAGGTATATGCGTCATTTTTCAGGGAAGGCTTGGTTGATGTACTTTATCATTTTACAGCAGGTAAAGCCATCGGTGCTGAAGGAATTAATGCCATAGGTAATTTATCCCTTGCCGATCTGGCACATGCGCCCCATTTAAAACAAGTGCGGACCCAAATTATAGGCGATGATTTACTTGCAACCTATATTCAGACAGAGTAACTGAACATTATGTTTACTGGAATTGTCACAGATGTTGGTAGTGTACTGTCCCTTGAAGGGGATGGTGATATTCGTGTTGCGATAAGAACCTCGTATGATACGTCGGGAATTGCTATTGGTGCATCTATCGCGTGCTCGGGTGTTTGCCTTACTGTTGTTGATAAAGGTGCCGACTGGTTTGAAGCAGATGTATCGCGGGAAACACTGTCCGTTACCAGTTTAAGTGGTTGGAAACCGGGCAGCCTTGTTAATCTTGAACGTTCGTTAAAAGTTGGTGATGAACTGGGCGGGCATATTGTAACGGGGCATGTTGACTGTAGTGGTCGAATCGAAAAATTTGATTCGATAGATGATTCGATTTATATGGAAGTGTCTTTTCCTACCCGGTTTGGTACCTTCATTGCGCAAAAGGGAAGTGTTGCTATAGACGGGGTCTCCCTAACTGTTAATACTGTGACAGATACAGACACAGAAACGCGGTTCTCGATTAATTTAATTCCACACACTCAGGAAGTAACAGCATTCAGAACAACAAAGGCCGGTGATGCTGTAAACCTTGAGTTTGATATATTGGCGCGGTACGTCGCGCGCTTGCAAAAACAATAATGTAAAGGCTTGAAATGCCCCATTCATTCCTCTCCCCAATTGAAGATGTCATTGAAGATGCCCGCAGTGGCAGAATGTATATTCTTGTTGACGATGAAGATCGTGAAAATGAAGGCGACCTCATTATCCCCGCTGAAATGGCAACCCCTGAGGCCGTGAACTTTATGGCAATGCATGGGCGTGGTCTTATTTGTTTACCACTTTCAAGATCGCGTGTGGAAGAGCTTGGGCTTGATCTTATGAGCAAGAATAATCAAAGCCGCCACGAAACCGCTTTTACTACATCCATTGAAGCTAAAACAGGTGTCACTACTGGTATATCGGCGGCTGATAGGGCTCGTACTATTGAGGTTGCAATTGACCCAGCAATGAGCAAAGAAGATATTGCAACGCCTGGCCATGTATTTCCTCTGATCGCTCGTGACGGTGGTGTTCTTGTTCGGGCAGGTCATACTGAAGCTGCGGTCGATATATCGCGATTGGCGGGCCTTAATCCATCGGCTGTTATATGCGAAATCATGAATGAGGATGGCACCATGGCCCGGTTGCCTGATCTTGTTGAGTTTGCGAAAAAACATAGTTTGAAAGTTGCAACCATCCGGGATCTGATAGCTTACCGCCTTAAAAATGATCGCTTGGTTGAGCGGGTATCAGACGTTCCCTTTAGGCGCAAAAGCGGTAAAGAGTGGCGTGTTGCTGTTTACCGCTCCAATGATGATCACAGCGAAACTGTAGCCCTTGTTCTTGGTGATATTCGGGAAGATGACCCGGTTCCTGTTCGGATGCATACGATTAACCCGTTTGAGGATATGCTGGATATGGACCACCCTCGAAGTGGTCAGTTGGCGCGTGCAATGGCTGAGATAGAGAAGGAAGGCAAGGGGGTTGTGGTTTTGTTCCTTGCCCTGATAAGCAAGCGCCCTTCTGATGTTATTAATGGCCATGATAGCAAGAATAAGGAACAGTCATCGCTGCGTGATTACGGTATTGGTGCACAAATCCTGCGCGATATTGGTGTAAGGCATATGGTTTTATACTCAAACACGACAAGTAACATTATTGGTCTTGATGGATATGGCTTAGATGTCGTAGAACAGCGGAAAATCCCATAAGCTTTGGTGCTTATACCAAGGCCGCTCTATCCTATGAAGGAATACTTATGTCTAAGACGCATCTTCTTATTGTTGAAGCGCGATTTTATGCCGATTTGGCAGATGAGCTAGCCGCAGGTGCCATTGAGGCCACAGAAGCTGCCGGGTGTACCTATGAACGCCTTGATGTGCCGGGTGCTCTTGAAATTCCGGCTGCTATCAAGTTTGCGGCTTTATCTGGCAAATTTGATGGCTTTGTTGCGCTTGGATGTGTAATACGGGGTGAAACCACTCACTATGATTATGTGTGTGGTGAAAGCGCTCGTGGTTTGCAAGACCTTGCACTTCAGCACAATCTAGCAGTAGGCAATGGTATCCTGACTGTTGAAAATGATGATCAGGCTTGGGCGCGTGCTAACCGTAGTAAGAAAAACAAAGGCGCTGATGCAGCAAATGCTGCTATTGCAATGGTGTCGATTAAAAAGAAATATGGTGTTTCCTAATGGCGTCTGAAAGCCCTAAACAAAAAATGGGTGGCCCGCGCAGTGCAGCAAGGCTTGGATGTGTGCAAGCGCTTTACCAACTTGATATGTCTGACGAGCCAAACGTTGACCGTGTTATAAATGAATATAAAAAACACCGGCTTGGAGCTGAACTTGAGGGTGATCAGTATATTGAGGCTGACCCAAACCTGTTCGCTGACATTACCGATGGAGCATGGGGCCGTAAGGATGAATGGGATGCCATGATTGTGCCGTGCCTTGCAAAAGGCTGGACGCTTGATCGTATCGAAGCGATCGTTCGGGCTATCTTTCGGGCAGGGTGTTATGAACTGGTTGCGCGTCCAGATGTGCCAACGGCCGTGATTATCAATGAATATATTGATGTTGCACACGCATTTTACGATCGTAGTGAAATTTCATTTGTTAACGGCGTTCTTGATAAACTGGCTAAAACTACCCGCCCCAAATAAAAAGTGACAGGGCATCATGACGGATGAATTCAATTTGATTGCCCGGTACTTTGCCCCGCTTGCCGGCCCTGAGGGGCTGGGCTTAAAGGACGACGCAGCTTGTTACCATCCTAAAGCTGGTATAGATTTGGTTATAACCAAAGATGTACTGGTTTCTGGTGTGCACTTTTTCCCTGATGATGATCCATTTTTGCTGGCTCAAAAGGCACTTGGTGTTAATTTGTCAGATATTGCGGCAAAGGGTGCGGTTCCGCAGTTTTACTTTTTGGGGCTGTGTTTACCTGACAGTGTAAGCGAACAATGGCTGCATTCTTTTTCATCCGGCTTGTTAGAGCTACAGCAAGAATATGAGTTTACTTTAGCGGGCGGCGATACGACATCTATAAAAGGGCCTCTTGTTATTAGCATAACAATGATAGGGCATGCTAATGAAGGCTGCATGACCAAACGGTCAGGTGCTAAGGCAGGAGACGGTGTTTTTGTGACCGGAACCTTAGGGGATGCGGCTGGTGGCTTAAAAGTTATAGAAAATAAGCTTACAGGGTTTGATTTCTTAAGAGAGCGGTATTATTTGCCGCAGCCCAGATTGAAGTTTGGTGTGGCTGCTGCGCGCTATATTACAGCGATGGCGGATATTTCAGACGGTCTTATCGCAGACCTTGGGCATATATGCAGTGCTTCAGAAAAGGGCGCTACTATACAGCAGCAATTGTTGCCGATTTCTGATAGTGTTAGTCAGATGATCACAGCAGGTTTTGCAGAACCTTGTATGATTTGGGCCGGGGGTGATGATTACGAGCTGGTTTTCACTGCGAACTTGAACGATATGGCATCTATTTTTGCTGTTGCAGAAGAAATAGGTATTAGCGCTACGCATATTGGTATGATTGACAATACGGGTGAGGTCAGGCTGGTTGATCCAAAAGGGAATCTGGTGCATGTTAAGCATAAAGGGTTTCAACATTTTAGATAAGAATTACAGGTAGGGTATGGCAGAAGAGACAACAGTTGAGCCAGAAGGTGGCTCCAGTAAGGTATTTCTGGTTTTAGGCTTGATCTTGGGCGTTGGTTTGGGCGGCGGCGCAGGCTATTACCTGTCGGCTTCAAAAAGCGAAGATGACAATTCGGCTGAGGCTATCCACGAAAAAGAAGAAAAGAAAAAAGAACCAATAATTTCCATCCCGTTTGAGAACATGGCTGTACCGATTTATGCAACACGGAACAGCAAGCGCATTTTTGTTGGCAACTACTTTGTAAACGTGAATGTTCAGGTGCGCGGGGAAACCCGGCAAATTGCGATTAAACGGTCTGTCTCTCAGCTTACACATGGTTTTATCTCGGCCATTAGTAAATCAGACCTGATGGATGAGGAAAATCGTACTGAGCTGGATATGGATAAAGCTGCTACTATCTTAAAGCAGAAGGCAGACAGTATAATGGGCAATGGTATTGTAGAAAGTGTTACAATCACTGAAGCCATTAGAATGCCTCGATAATTAGTTTAATTGTGAGTCAAATGTACGGCATGAATCTTTTTCATGCCGTTTTCTTTGTTGCTAGTTTTGTTTTTGCTTCCTAAGGTTAAATAGTGAGTGTGCAAACTGCACACCTACTGAATGCGGGCCGGATGGATTGTTAGGGGAGTATCGCCGTCCGTGGGCGGATTTTGTTGGGAGTATTACCGTCCCATTGCCCATTTGTTGGGTTTTTAAGGGGGAGGACATCCCATGGAAGTATTATACGCTGCCATGCTTTGCGGTGGTATTGCCGTGTTATATGGCATTTTTACGCGTAATTCGATTTTATCAGCGAACGCTGGCAATGAAAAAATGCAGGAAATTGCACTGGCTATTCAAGAAGGCGCTCAAGCTTACCTGAACAGGCAGTATAGAACCATTGCATTTGTTGGTGTTGTGGTTGCTATTATTCTCTTTCTCACGATAGGTCAATTATCCGCCCTAGGGTTTGTGATTGGCGCCGTTTTATCCGGTGTGGCTGGTTATATTGGTATGTTGATTTCGGTGCGGGCTAATGTTCGTACAACGGAAGCGGCAAGAACCAGTTTACAAGCTGGCTTAACGATGGCCTTTAAGGCTGGTGCTGTAACAGGTATGCTTGTAGCAGGGCTTGCACTTCTTGCTGTTGCTGGGTTTTATTATCTTTTGACCGGGCCAATGGGAATTGCGCCTACAAACCGTTTGGTGATTGATAGCCTTGTTTCTCTTGGCTTTGGAGCCTCTTTGATTTCCATATTTGCCCGGCTTGGGGGCGGTATTTTTACTAAAGGTGCTGATGTGGGGGCTGACCTTGTTGGCAAGGTTGAGGCTGGTATTCCCGAGGATGACCCGCGTAACCCTGCGGTTATTGCAGATAATGTGGGCGATAACGTGGGTGACTGCGCAGGTATGGCGGCAGACCTTTTTGAAACCTATGTTGTAACCATAGGCGCAACAATGGTGCTATCTGCCTTGTTTATCAAAGTTGGGGCTGCAGAAATTATGCAGTTGCCCCTGATCATTGGTGGAAGCTGCATACTTACGTCTATTATTGGCACCTTCTTTGTCAAGCTTGGCAAGTCCAATAATATTATGGGCGCGTTATATAAAGGCTTCATTGTAACAGCAATTTTATCTGCGATTATTATGTGGTTTGCGATGCAGTGGGCACTTGGCGGTGATATGAACAAAGCCTTTACTGCTGGCACAACTGTTTTTTCAGGCCGCACTTTATATTATTGTGGGCTTGTAGGGCTTGTTGTAACAGGTATTATTATTTGGCTTACTGAATACTATACCAGTACAGAGTTCCGACCTGTGCGGTCTATTGCTAAATCATCAGAAACCGGGCATGGCACAAACGTTATTCAAGGGCTTGCTATCTCTCTTGAGTCAACGGCTTTACCGACTATTGTGATCTGTGCAGGTATTATAATTGCTTTTAAACTTGCTGGCATTCTTGGCCTTGGTTTTGCCGCGACAGCAATGCTTGCTCTTGCCGGTATGGTTGTTGCGCTCGATGCATACGGCCCAGTGACAGATAATGCTGGTGGTATCGCGGAAATGGCCGGGCTTGATGATGATGTTCGAGGCCGCACTGATGCTCTGGATGCTGTTGGCAATACCACAAAGGCAGTCACAAAAGGCTATGCAATTGGTTCTGCCGGGCTGGCGGCACTCGTCTTATTTGGTGCTTACACAGCTGACCTGAAAGAGTATTTCAGTGATGTTATTGTCGATTTCAGCCTTTCCAATCCTTATGTCATTGTTGGGCTGTTTGTTGGTGCCATGCTGCCTTATCTGTTTGCTGCGATGGGGATGACAGCTGTGGGCCGTGCCGGCGGCGCTGTTGTGGAAGAGGTGCGAGCACAGTTTAAGGAAAACCCGGGCATTATGGCTGGCACTTCAAAGCCTGACTATGCCCGATCTGTTGACCTTCTGACTAAAGCTGCGATTAGGGAAATGATTATCCCGAGTTTGTTGCCTATTGTGGCACCTGTAGCACTCTACTTCATTATAACTGCTGTTGCTGGGCAGGCGGCAGGCTTTGCTGCTCTTGGGGCCCTGTTAGTTGGTGTTATTGTTGGCGGCCTGTTTGTGGCAATTTCAATGACAGCAGGCGGTGGCGCATGGGATAATGCCAAAAAGTATATTGAAGATGGTCACCACGGTGGTAAGGGTTCAGAAGCCCATAAAGCTGCAGTAACAGGGGATACCGTAGGCGATCCATATAAAGATACTGCTGGGCCTGCTATCAACCCGATGATCAAGATAACCAATATTGTTGCTTTGCTCTTACTGGCAATGTTGGCGCATTGATTAAAATTAAAGAATAAATAGAAAAAGCCCCGGTGTTGCCGGGGCTTTTATTTTGTCTTGAAAGGTAGGGTCTACAAAATTAACCGTTTGGACCACGGCCCGTGTCTGAACCAACAGGGGCTTGCCCAGAGAAGCGGCCTACGTTTCCAAAGATTTGCTGAAACAGATTAAGAGTGCGCCCGCGTGTTGGTGTCTTGTCATCAACAGGATTAATCGGCTGCATGGCGTTGATATCATAATTATCAATACTTTCAACAATGCCGCTATCATTAAAACGAACAGCCATAACACGGTGTTCTTTTGGGTCTGGCCAAAACACTGGTCTGATACGTACTGTTGTTGAAACATAATACCAAGTATCGTCTTTAAAGGCGGCAGAAACTGTTGGTGTTCCGAGTGTAGATCTTACAGATTGTCTGTTATCCACTCCGGGAAGGATTGCATTTGCGAGGTCATTATCAAAAACATACCCCCGCACTGAACGTGTATTACCGCATGCAGTTGTTAAAAGGCTGGCTGCAAGACAAACAGCAAGAGGGATAAACTTACTGTTACGTTTGAACGGTTTTTGGGTCATACAATCATCATCCTTGGCACTTGTGCATATTTATGCATACAGTTTTATATAGCTTTAATAGCCGTCCCCATTGCGCGGTGCAAGGCTCCATGTTAGAGCGTGCGCTATAAAAGTTGATAAACACGCCTAATATGCAATTTAGGCAACAAAAAGGTGTAGCTATTGTTCCGGTATTTTTTTGAGCGCCGCAAAGCACGGACAAAGGCATATGAACTTTACAGTGACCTTGTAAATCAGGCGCGTAGGCCAGAGTTTTATACACAGTATGGTGTTCAAGACAGCATTGAGGGTCGGTTTGATATGATCCTTTTGCATCTTTTTTTGGTCGATGACCGGCTTTCTGCTGAAGGCGATCAATTTATACCACTTAGGCGCTATTTGCAGGAAGCTATGGTGAGTGACATGGACCGGTCATTCCGCGAGATGGGTATCGGTGACATGAGTGTCGGTAAGGAAATGAAAAAAGTGGGCGCAGCGTGGCTTGGCCGCAGGGCTGCCTATAAAGCGGCACTTGAAGATGGTGCAAGTGAAGACATGTTACATGACGTGCTGGCAAAAAACCTGTATGATATAGAAAGTGAAGCGCCACTTCTTATGATGGGTACTTATGTGAGGCACGTTAAAAAGCTTTTATCATTAACCAGCACCTTGTCTGTTAAAGATTGTAAATTTGTTTTTCCGTCACCCGCAGAATAACCCAACGACTAGAAAGTGAGATATGGGCATGACTGTTCAGCATGATTTGGATTTTGTTGTTCAAAAGAACACTATAGGCAGAGATCCTTTAAGCTATAAAGTGACAGCTACCAGCGAACAGCTGAAAACGCTTGCAGAAAGATTTGACCTAGTTTCAGTTTCTTTCCTCGATGCTGCCGTAACAGTTAAAGCGGTAGGTGACAAAGACCGTATTTTGGTTACAGGCACAGTGAAGACCGCACTTGTGCAGCGCTGTATTGTTTCGCTGCAAGATGTTCCAGAGCAGTTGGATGTTCCTTTTACACTTTTGTTGGTTGATCCAGAAACCGCAGACCAAATGGATGCTGATGAAACATATCTTGATGATGATGCGCCAGATTATGATTCCTTTGATGGTGATAGAGTGGAGGTTGGTGAAATTGTTGCGCAGACAGTTGCTGTTTCAATGAATCCATACCCACGTGCAGATGCGGCCGTGCCTGATTTGGGGAAAAACCCTAATATTAGCTTTGGTGAACCGGATGTAGAGCGTAAAAATCCATTTGATGTTCTGTCAAAACTTAAGGACGAATCTTGAACAAAAGATTTTATACGCTATGGTCATTGTTAAATATTGATGTAAAAGCAGAAATAAATAACTGCCTTTTTTAGTGTAACTAAGGCGCGTTGGCGCAAAAATGGGATTAGTTTGTGGCCAAAAATATAACCATTGCGGTTGACGCTATGGGCGGTGATCGTGCCCCTCATATGGTGATTGAAGGTATCGCTCAGGCGCGGACACTTTTTCCAAACACCAAATTTCTTGTTTTTGGAGATGAAGCCCAAATAAAACCCTTGATAGCGGGCTTCCCTGAGTTGACTTCAGCCAGCGAGATTATTCATACAACAGATTATGTGTCATCTGACATGCAACCATCACAAGCGCTGCGTAAAGGCCGCCAATCTTCTATGGGGCTTGCTATACAATCGGTCAAAGATGGTGCTGCTGATGTCGCTTTATCAGCAGGTAATACGGGTGCTTTAATGGCCCTTGCCAAATTTATGCTGCGTACCATGCCGGGAATCGATAGACCTGCGCTTATATCACCACTCCCTACACTGCGCGGCGAAAGCGTCATGCTGGACCTGGGTGCAAATGTTGAGTGCGATAGCAATAACCTAGTGCAATTTGCCATAATGGGTGCCGCGTATGTTCGCACGGTATTTGGCTTAAGTAGGCCAACTGTTGCTTTGTTAAATGTTGGCGTCGAAGAGCTGAAGGGCAAAGACAGTATTAGGGCTGCGGCGGATATTCTCCGAGAATCCCGCCATTTACCTCTTGATTTTGTTGGCTTTGTAGAAGGCAATAATATTGCAACGGGTGAGGTTGATGTGGTGGTGACCGATGGTTTTACAGGCAATGTGGCGCTTAAAACAGCAGAAGGTACAGCGCGATTGGTAACAGACCTGCTCAAACGGGCCTTCCAATCGTCACTCAGCACAAAACTTGGATATCTATTAGCACGGCACGGGCTTAGTTCTCTACGTGACCACATGGATCCGAATAATCATAATGGCGGTGTGTTCCTTGGTCTTAATGGTCTGGTGATGAAAAGTCATGGCGGTGCAAATGCACATGGTTTCGCTTCTGCTGTTGCTTCAGCGATTGATATGGCACAAAACGATATTACGCGTTTAATCGCTGATGACCTGAATGAAATTACACATGCAGATGACCAAAGAGGCGCAATATAGCAGTTTTCTTCGATAGTTTTATCAAATAAACGCTTTAAACCCTTTTAATTGCAGTGTTTCCTATCCTGCTGAATTGACTCTTGTAGGAGCTTGCGTTAGCCTTTTTCTGATTTCCTAGATAACTTAAGGGGTGCCATGATGGCGACTACATTAACCAGAGCTGATCTGACTGAGTCTGTTTATGAAGAAGTTGGTTTATCCCGTAATGAATCCGCTGACTTGGTTGAAGCTGTTCTTGACGAAATTTCTGATTGCCTTGTTGCCGGGGATAATGTGAAAATATCTTCTTTCGGTAGCTTTCTTGTGCGCCAGAAAAATGGCCGCGTAGGGCGTAACCCTAAGACTGGTGAAGAGGTGCCGATTGACCCTCGCCGTGTTCTTGTCTTTAGGCCGAGCCAGGTGATGAAGGATAAAATCAATTCCTGACCTGGAGTATGCCTGAATGGTTGATGTTGATTCATCTGCTTTACCAAATGACAGGAAAAGCAGAGAAGCCTTCAGAACAATTTCGGAAGTAGCAGAGTATCTGGATTTACCCCAGCATGTTCTTCGCTTTTGGGAAAGTAAATTTGCACAAATAAAACCCCTTAAACGTGGCGGTAACAGACGCTATTATCGCCCCGATGACGTTGCCCTTTTAACCTCTATAAAGAAACTGCTCCATTCCGATGGCTACACCATTCGTGGTGTCCAAAAGCTCTTCAAGGCTCAGGGTGTTAAGGCAACTATTGTGCAGGCAATGGGGGAAGACGACCAAACTACCGCTGCTATAGCGGAAGCTCTACTTACCGAGCAGCAAGCTGATGAAGCTGATATTAGTGAAGAGTTAGTCGATGATATGGGTGTTTCCAGTATGGATAATACATATAAACTGCATGATATTATTGGCCGGTTGAAACTACTGCGCGCAAGTCTCAGCTAGCAGGGCAAATTATTTCCTCTCTTTTGTAGAAAATGTTCGGTTATGTTTAGTGAGTAAGGCACTCAACTAGACTTAATTAAAAAACAGTCACTATTATGAATGTGAAGATATACGCATAAGATCAGACAGGCTTTTACCTACTCTGTGGCATTGATAGAATTTACCCTCATTTATGCAAATGATAAAAAAGTGTAAATGCTTGCTTGCACGATTAAAATGGCAAAGCTATAGTCCGCGCCAACCAGACAGGATGTTTTATGCATCTATTATCTCTGTCGGGGAGTAGCGCAGCCTGGTAGCGCACTACACTGGGGGTGTAGGGGTCGCAGGTTCAAATCCTGTCTCTCCGACCAATAAAATAAAACCGTTACACTTTGGTGTGACGGTTTTTCTTTTACATGGCTTGGCAGATGCTGAGAAAATATGGTGATGGCATACCCCGTTTTTGGAAGGTAATCGTGTGATTGAAATTTTGATTGATGCTTTTCCCTTGATAGTTGCGGGGGC
Proteins encoded:
- a CDS encoding riboflavin synthase — its product is MFTGIVTDVGSVLSLEGDGDIRVAIRTSYDTSGIAIGASIACSGVCLTVVDKGADWFEADVSRETLSVTSLSGWKPGSLVNLERSLKVGDELGGHIVTGHVDCSGRIEKFDSIDDSIYMEVSFPTRFGTFIAQKGSVAIDGVSLTVNTVTDTDTETRFSINLIPHTQEVTAFRTTKAGDAVNLEFDILARYVARLQKQ
- the ribB gene encoding 3,4-dihydroxy-2-butanone-4-phosphate synthase — encoded protein: MPHSFLSPIEDVIEDARSGRMYILVDDEDRENEGDLIIPAEMATPEAVNFMAMHGRGLICLPLSRSRVEELGLDLMSKNNQSRHETAFTTSIEAKTGVTTGISAADRARTIEVAIDPAMSKEDIATPGHVFPLIARDGGVLVRAGHTEAAVDISRLAGLNPSAVICEIMNEDGTMARLPDLVEFAKKHSLKVATIRDLIAYRLKNDRLVERVSDVPFRRKSGKEWRVAVYRSNDDHSETVALVLGDIREDDPVPVRMHTINPFEDMLDMDHPRSGQLARAMAEIEKEGKGVVVLFLALISKRPSDVINGHDSKNKEQSSLRDYGIGAQILRDIGVRHMVLYSNTTSNIIGLDGYGLDVVEQRKIP
- a CDS encoding 6,7-dimethyl-8-ribityllumazine synthase — its product is MSKTHLLIVEARFYADLADELAAGAIEATEAAGCTYERLDVPGALEIPAAIKFAALSGKFDGFVALGCVIRGETTHYDYVCGESARGLQDLALQHNLAVGNGILTVENDDQAWARANRSKKNKGADAANAAIAMVSIKKKYGVS
- the nusB gene encoding transcription antitermination factor NusB, with the protein product MASESPKQKMGGPRSAARLGCVQALYQLDMSDEPNVDRVINEYKKHRLGAELEGDQYIEADPNLFADITDGAWGRKDEWDAMIVPCLAKGWTLDRIEAIVRAIFRAGCYELVARPDVPTAVIINEYIDVAHAFYDRSEISFVNGVLDKLAKTTRPK
- the thiL gene encoding thiamine-phosphate kinase translates to MTDEFNLIARYFAPLAGPEGLGLKDDAACYHPKAGIDLVITKDVLVSGVHFFPDDDPFLLAQKALGVNLSDIAAKGAVPQFYFLGLCLPDSVSEQWLHSFSSGLLELQQEYEFTLAGGDTTSIKGPLVISITMIGHANEGCMTKRSGAKAGDGVFVTGTLGDAAGGLKVIENKLTGFDFLRERYYLPQPRLKFGVAAARYITAMADISDGLIADLGHICSASEKGATIQQQLLPISDSVSQMITAGFAEPCMIWAGGDDYELVFTANLNDMASIFAVAEEIGISATHIGMIDNTGEVRLVDPKGNLVHVKHKGFQHFR
- a CDS encoding sodium-translocating pyrophosphatase, which encodes MEVLYAAMLCGGIAVLYGIFTRNSILSANAGNEKMQEIALAIQEGAQAYLNRQYRTIAFVGVVVAIILFLTIGQLSALGFVIGAVLSGVAGYIGMLISVRANVRTTEAARTSLQAGLTMAFKAGAVTGMLVAGLALLAVAGFYYLLTGPMGIAPTNRLVIDSLVSLGFGASLISIFARLGGGIFTKGADVGADLVGKVEAGIPEDDPRNPAVIADNVGDNVGDCAGMAADLFETYVVTIGATMVLSALFIKVGAAEIMQLPLIIGGSCILTSIIGTFFVKLGKSNNIMGALYKGFIVTAILSAIIMWFAMQWALGGDMNKAFTAGTTVFSGRTLYYCGLVGLVVTGIIIWLTEYYTSTEFRPVRSIAKSSETGHGTNVIQGLAISLESTALPTIVICAGIIIAFKLAGILGLGFAATAMLALAGMVVALDAYGPVTDNAGGIAEMAGLDDDVRGRTDALDAVGNTTKAVTKGYAIGSAGLAALVLFGAYTADLKEYFSDVIVDFSLSNPYVIVGLFVGAMLPYLFAAMGMTAVGRAGGAVVEEVRAQFKENPGIMAGTSKPDYARSVDLLTKAAIREMIIPSLLPIVAPVALYFIITAVAGQAAGFAALGALLVGVIVGGLFVAISMTAGGGAWDNAKKYIEDGHHGGKGSEAHKAAVTGDTVGDPYKDTAGPAINPMIKITNIVALLLLAMLAH
- a CDS encoding outer membrane protein assembly factor BamE; translated protein: MTQKPFKRNSKFIPLAVCLAASLLTTACGNTRSVRGYVFDNDLANAILPGVDNRQSVRSTLGTPTVSAAFKDDTWYYVSTTVRIRPVFWPDPKEHRVMAVRFNDSGIVESIDNYDINAMQPINPVDDKTPTRGRTLNLFQQIFGNVGRFSGQAPVGSDTGRGPNG
- a CDS encoding ubiquinol-cytochrome C chaperone family protein; the encoded protein is MFRYFFERRKARTKAYELYSDLVNQARRPEFYTQYGVQDSIEGRFDMILLHLFLVDDRLSAEGDQFIPLRRYLQEAMVSDMDRSFREMGIGDMSVGKEMKKVGAAWLGRRAAYKAALEDGASEDMLHDVLAKNLYDIESEAPLLMMGTYVRHVKKLLSLTSTLSVKDCKFVFPSPAE
- a CDS encoding YceD family protein, whose protein sequence is MTVQHDLDFVVQKNTIGRDPLSYKVTATSEQLKTLAERFDLVSVSFLDAAVTVKAVGDKDRILVTGTVKTALVQRCIVSLQDVPEQLDVPFTLLLVDPETADQMDADETYLDDDAPDYDSFDGDRVEVGEIVAQTVAVSMNPYPRADAAVPDLGKNPNISFGEPDVERKNPFDVLSKLKDES
- the plsX gene encoding phosphate acyltransferase PlsX is translated as MAKNITIAVDAMGGDRAPHMVIEGIAQARTLFPNTKFLVFGDEAQIKPLIAGFPELTSASEIIHTTDYVSSDMQPSQALRKGRQSSMGLAIQSVKDGAADVALSAGNTGALMALAKFMLRTMPGIDRPALISPLPTLRGESVMLDLGANVECDSNNLVQFAIMGAAYVRTVFGLSRPTVALLNVGVEELKGKDSIRAAADILRESRHLPLDFVGFVEGNNIATGEVDVVVTDGFTGNVALKTAEGTARLVTDLLKRAFQSSLSTKLGYLLARHGLSSLRDHMDPNNHNGGVFLGLNGLVMKSHGGANAHGFASAVASAIDMAQNDITRLIADDLNEITHADDQRGAI
- a CDS encoding integration host factor subunit alpha, with amino-acid sequence MMATTLTRADLTESVYEEVGLSRNESADLVEAVLDEISDCLVAGDNVKISSFGSFLVRQKNGRVGRNPKTGEEVPIDPRRVLVFRPSQVMKDKINS
- a CDS encoding MerR family transcriptional regulator translates to MVDVDSSALPNDRKSREAFRTISEVAEYLDLPQHVLRFWESKFAQIKPLKRGGNRRYYRPDDVALLTSIKKLLHSDGYTIRGVQKLFKAQGVKATIVQAMGEDDQTTAAIAEALLTEQQADEADISEELVDDMGVSSMDNTYKLHDIIGRLKLLRASLS